The Brassica napus cultivar Da-Ae chromosome C7, Da-Ae, whole genome shotgun sequence genomic interval CAACACGCGAGATCGCGTAGCCACTCCCTCTGCGCCGCGTGGCATGACCCCGTATCATACGGGCTCACTTGGAAGACCCGGTTCACGGGTTGAAACCCATTTATTCATTTCTTTTAATCGAAAAGGCCTATGATACCGAGCCCATGACTCTCTCATAAACCCCCGATACGGGTGGtctaacaaacaaataaataaatactaaatattactgcataaaaatgaaaataaagaaagtaGCATGATATATAATTCTCAccttttagtaaaaaatataaattcttaCCATTCGTATTTATTATAAGTTAATATTTAAAAAGATAAGAAACATATAAAGACAATGGATTCCATGTCAATGCTAACTAGATATGCATGCCAATTATGGCGTATGCATGTGCACAAAGGTCactaatgaaaaataaatacaataaacaatgtgccttttaatttaaaaccgCGTCCTAGTTACCTTATTAACCAAATTAAactaaaacagaaaaataataaaaggaaaCCCTTTTTCAATAAAAGGAAATCTTGATAGAGATATCTTCGGGATCTTCAATACTTAAATATTAATCTTCCGAGATTCTTTCATATCCCTCCAgacacaaaaatattatattatacacTTTTTCTTTCAACACCCTCAGAAAATCTAATGGTATGATCCCACACTTTTCAATTGTCTTTTTCATGATTAGCGTTGTCGATTTTTAAAATATCGAATGTGTTCATCAGTCACAGGCGAGCATTGAAAAATATGAGGCATTATCAGATTTTTTCAAGAAATTTTACATTCCATCGTACGTTCTCTCGCCTGAAGCCGAGGCTGTGGCGGTGCCAAGTACTCCACCTGAGAGCCCGATTCTCGTATTTATCAACTCCAAAAGTGGTGGTCAACTCGGTGGAGAACTCATTCTTACCTACCGTTCTCTTCTCAACGACAAGCAGGTCTAAACCATACACTATTAATTTACTCAATTGTATAAAAACTAGGTTCATTATTCgttgatttagaaaaaaatcataaaactttGGTTTCTCAAATACGCTAGTAATCGAGAAAATGTGATGAATTTGTATTGATTCTCCACTGAGAGTATGGAATCCTATATTTTATTAGTACATAgtcatattataatatatgatgaaaaaaataaaaaataatatatgattttttaattaggatatactattatattttgatcATAACAAGTTTGTTGTTCAGGTTTTCGATCTTAACGTAGAGACTCCGGATAAGGTGCTACAGAGGATCTATCTTAACCTAGAGAGGCTAAAGCACGATGCTCTGGCTTGCAAGATTAAGGAAAAGTTGAAAATAATTGTGTGTTAATTCTTAAACCATCTTTATGGAGTAATCAGTCGTAATTAATAAAGTCGTGAGGTTGAGTTGTGTGTTTAATCAGGTTGCAGGGGGGGATGGCACAGCTAGTTGGCTCCTTGGAGTTGTTTGTGATCTTGAGTTATCCAATCCACCTCCAATTGCTACTATCCCCTTGGGTACAGGAAATAACCTTCCATTTGCATTTGGATGGGTATGTTACATATACATTAACATGATGATATCATACAGCATGTATATGTTCTTGTCTTACTATGATCCCATCTGCTCATCTTCAGGGTAAGAAAAATCCTGGAACAGATACGTCTTCTGCGGAGTCATTTTTGGCTCAAGTGATTAAGGCCAAAGAGATGAAGATAGACAAGTACATACTTTACATATCATTCTTCTCCAgttattaattctttttttttttcattttgggttGACATGTATGCGTTTTATATCTCAATTAAGTTGGCACGTACTTATGCGGATGAAGTCTCCCAGAAAAGGCTCTGGTGATTCTATCGAGCTACCACCTTCTCTACATGCATTTCGTCGTGCTTCTCCATCAGATCAAGCAAATATGGTAAGACACTCTTCTCTTGCGAACCATCTATTTCTTTTCCTATTATATGATCATTCaacaaattgttttgttttatttttacagGAAGGTTACCACACATTTCGTGGGGGATTCTGGAATTACTTTAGCTTGGGTAAGAATTTTTCTCATTGTCATCTGAAATTCACTTATCTGTTTTCTCTACAAAAGTGACTTGCAGCATATGTTTCCTTGACTTGTTAGCGTCATTAATCAATTTTATTGCAGGGATGGATGCTCAAACATCTTATGAGTTTCATTCTCAGAGAAAATTACAtcctgaaaattttaaaaatcagcTAGTCAATCAGGTTTACATACTTTTCTCTAGAAGCTTTTAGTGGAACAATCTCTTCATATTTCTTGTGATCACATCTTGTAGTGTAAATTATACTTAGGTACATGACAAGTAAATATTTCAATTGATTTCATGACGTTACAGAGCAGATATTTAAAGCTTGCTTGCAAACAAGGGTGGTTTTGTGCCTCTCTTCTTCACCCTTTTTCACAGTGAGTAAATTtatgtgttttaattttttactctCTTTATATGAGTTTTTGTTTTCCTATTTGGCTTTGTCTCCAAAAACCTTGCAAATTTGGAAACTCTAATATTCTATGGCGTTGCTGCAGTAACATAGCTCAGCTAGCACAAGTTAAGATTTGTGACAAAAGTGGCCAGTGGAACGACCTTCACATTCCCCAAAGGTAACTCTAATCAAATTATATACAGTACTGATTATATATATTCACGCCATGAAAAAGGTTATAAGAGGCTTTTCTACAAGCATAAGAATCCACATGTTAGATTGAGCTGAGATTTTAGTCTTCTTTGTGATGTACCTCTTTTGCTGATCCATACCCAAAATAGACTACATTGTCCAAGTTATACTGAAGTAACTTAACATTTACCTTTGTTCTGGCAGCATCAGGTCCATCGTATGTTTGAATCTTCCTAGCTTTTCTGGAGGACTAAATCCTTGGGGAGCACCAAATCCCAAGAAACAATATGATGTAGGTTTTAACATTCTCTTCACATTGCTTCAATAACCCTAATACAAATAATGGTTTTTTTGTGATGTCTCAACAGAGAAGCCTGACTCTACCATTCGTAGATGATGGACTCATCGAAATCGTTGGTTTTAGAAATGCTTGGCATGGTCTTGTTCTCCTCGCTCCAAAGGGTCATGGAACAAGACTTGCTCAGGTAAATATTAAGTGACAGAAATCAAACAAACTGTGAATGAAGCGCATATTTTAACTcgtgtgtgtatatataggCAAATCGGATTAGGTTTGAATTTAAGAAAGGTGCAGCGAAGCATGCATACATGAGAATGGATGGAGAGCCTTGGAAACAACCACTGCCTCTTGATGATGAAACTGTCATATTAGAGATTTCACATCATGGTCAGGTGAACATGCTTACAACTGAAAATTGCATGTCCAAAAGCATGTATGAGTCTTCACCCAAAGTCCGGTTTAGCGATGATGGAACTGAAGATGAACCATTAGTGGCTAATTGTGACGAGGAGTTTAGAAAGTTTGGTGCAGCTGATACATTTAAGATTCCCAGTGATGTTTGATGATTTTCTTTCTGTTTCAGGAggataaatgttttttaaaaattcaaaaatataaaatttaaagttgtttatatatttttttattaactgataatgatatatttaattttttttttaaaaccaataAAGTTTGTTgaacttttatttgtttaaaataattaatatattaatcaaacttaaatttgttaaagaaaaaactgaaaaaaactattaaatttgaaagagaatatctattattttagtaatcaTTTATGTCAGATTATTCGTCCATTTTTATGCCACATCTGACATCTATGTTTCCAACCAATGTAAATTAATGAAACCACGTTCCCATACAACGATCTTGATTCTTGAAAAAGAGGCAGAAGTCAATATAAATTCTGGATACAATGTGAGGATGCTAACTTGTTCAAATGCAGAAAAATAAACTTGTTCAATGCCATGAAACAACTCGATTAAACAACTAGGACATCTGTATATGAAGCAAAATCAGCAACACACAAAACTGTCTCCATCCAAATACCAATGAGtgaaaccctaaactataaccTAAAATGTGAGACTTTATGaccttatttaaaaaaaaaattctcatggACAAGAAGCAGAGGAAAAAGATGAGCATTGTGGAAAGTGAGAACTGTCCAAATCATCCCAAAGAGTACTCTCAGGACCCCCATCTCGATGTAACCGCATTGAGCCACGCCTCAGCCATCCCATCCTCTACACCACCATCACTCACGGCGACTTCATTGCTTCCCAAGTTAACCTTGTTTGCCAGCAGCGTCTCGGGTTGTTTCTGATCCAACGAGCTTGACGCATCAGTTTCATCATGCAGCTCAACTTCCTTATTCACAAAATGCTCTGGAAAATTAAGTGTGGCATTATGACTCCTCAGTATAAAAGCTTGATAGGCTATGGCAGCTTCTTCAGCTGTATCAAAGGTACCAAGCCAGAGACGTGCTCTCTGCTCCGTGGCTTGCGTATCTCGGCGACCCATTTTCCCATTGACGTTGCCTTACTCCTCTGTACAGCTTGGTTGCGCTGTACGGCTGAACACTTTCTTGGTTCATTCTTGGGCTTAGATTCAACGTGTCGCTCCAATACTTGGCCATATACTGCTGCTTCGGCTGTTGAGGACTAATCGAGATCATTTGATTCTGGCCTTGCTATCCGAAGTGCTGCTGTTGTTGATGTTGAATGGTTGGATCGAGAGTAAAAGGGAAACCCACCAATGGatcagaagatgaagaagaggagaatGGGAAATAGGGTTTAGGTCGATGATCAGTATCTCTCATCTTCTTGATAGATCTTGAGGACGTCGTGGAAGAAGCTTCTCCAAAAGAAGGATCCATAGTCTTACCTTTGGTGATACAAATAGATTGAGCTCCTCGTCAAAGTCCATCTTTGTGTTCACACGTTTTCTCACCATATTACAAAAATGAGTTTTCCcttgaaatcatattttctcGCAAGTGGAGTTTTCACTGAAATcacaaaaatgaatttttttgccACACGTAAAACAAAATTtcctctaaaaccctaaaaatagGTTTTCTCATCAAAAATTCAAAGACAAGCTTTCTCGTTAAAAACGTAAAAACGAATTTTCTTACCGAAACAActaaaaaataagttttctcgccaaaaccataaaattagaatttctttccaaaattgtaaaaaatcaaatttccctccaaaacccaaaatcaagtttttctatcaaaattacaaaaacgtTCTGCCACCATAAtgacaaattttaatttatgacAAGAAACATCTTAACCAAGAACcatttactttttatttggatttgacgaaatttgataaataaaatctcataaacagatttcattttttaattataaattttctctatttattcataaatatttaataattttagttacaTTATGTATggtctaataaaattttattttatacatgaTTTAGTTGTTTATAATCCAAATGcaagttttaattatattttaagacgTCGGAGTCAACAGATCAATCATTGACCTGCTTCACTAGGTTTGttagaattgttttttttttcttttttgttttttttgttgttgttgctaaTATTTAGTTGTTATAGTTCCTTAAGACTTCCTATATAAAGAACCTTCATCATTGTTTCTTAGTTCTCTCCGCTCTCTCTTTTTTCACtcggaaaagaaaaacaagtgcCAAGTTAACAAATTCTACCGGAATCCACATCTCACGAACAACTTTATTCTTTGGGTCCTTATTCTTTTGATAATTTACATTTACACACAAAACTTTAGAATATGCAGAACCATCTTTTTGAATTTATCCCAAACTTTCGATGGAGCATTCCAAACCTAATCATAATTGTACAAAGGCCGCTCGTCTTTGTATTGCTTTCACCAAATTTCATAAGTTGCAGAAATAATCTCGTGACTTCACCTCAATCTTTCAATTGTGCAATTTTGAACCCTGTTATATGAAATTACACATGTAAATGCAATATATGCACCCAATATGCAATCTATATTATCTAGCGGTTGTGTTGAGTATagtttataaagtttggtgCAGCTGATACATTTAAGATTCCTAATGATGTTTGATAACTTTTTGTTTtcataagataaataaaaattcggaaacataaattttaaagttgtttatatatattttactaatataattattaatttttaaaagactaaATAAGTTTGTTGAacttatatttgtttaaaattgttaatatcttaatcaaattttattttgtcaacattattaaaattatgcgtCCTTTTTATGCCAGTTCTTTGTCTCTAACCAATGTAAACAATAATGAAACCAAGCTCCCACACAAAGATCTTGAAGAAGAggcaaaagaataaaaattcCAGATACAATGTTGTAGATCATAAAATCtacactaaatatttaataGTGATCGGGAGTTTAATCTGGGGAAGAAAAGATGATATAGA includes:
- the LOC106409688 gene encoding diacylglycerol kinase 6 isoform X2; this translates as MASIEKYEALSDFFKKFYIPSYVLSPEAEAVAVPSTPPESPILVFINSKSGGQLGGELILTYRSLLNDKQVFDLNVETPDKVLQRIYLNLERLKHDALACKIKEKLKIIVAGGDGTASWLLGVVCDLELSNPPPIATIPLGTGNNLPFAFGWGKKNPGTDTSSAESFLAQVIKAKEMKIDNWHVLMRMKSPRKGSGDSIELPPSLHAFRRASPSDQANMEGYHTFRGGFWNYFSLGMDAQTSYEFHSQRKLHPENFKNQLVNQSRYLKLACKQGWFCASLLHPFSHNIAQLAQVKICDKSGQWNDLHIPQSIRSIVCLNLPSFSGGLNPWGAPNPKKQYDRSLTLPFVDDGLIEIVGFRNAWHGLVLLAPKGHGTRLAQANRIRFEFKKGAAKHAYMRMDGEPWKQPLPLDDETVILEISHHGQVNMLTTENCMSKSMYESSPKVRFSDDGTEDEPLVANCDEEFRKFGAADTFKIPSDV
- the LOC106409688 gene encoding diacylglycerol kinase 6 isoform X1; its protein translation is MSQASIEKYEALSDFFKKFYIPSYVLSPEAEAVAVPSTPPESPILVFINSKSGGQLGGELILTYRSLLNDKQVFDLNVETPDKVLQRIYLNLERLKHDALACKIKEKLKIIVAGGDGTASWLLGVVCDLELSNPPPIATIPLGTGNNLPFAFGWGKKNPGTDTSSAESFLAQVIKAKEMKIDNWHVLMRMKSPRKGSGDSIELPPSLHAFRRASPSDQANMEGYHTFRGGFWNYFSLGMDAQTSYEFHSQRKLHPENFKNQLVNQSRYLKLACKQGWFCASLLHPFSHNIAQLAQVKICDKSGQWNDLHIPQSIRSIVCLNLPSFSGGLNPWGAPNPKKQYDRSLTLPFVDDGLIEIVGFRNAWHGLVLLAPKGHGTRLAQANRIRFEFKKGAAKHAYMRMDGEPWKQPLPLDDETVILEISHHGQVNMLTTENCMSKSMYESSPKVRFSDDGTEDEPLVANCDEEFRKFGAADTFKIPSDV